In a genomic window of Magnetococcales bacterium:
- a CDS encoding type II toxin-antitoxin system Phd/YefM family antitoxin — protein sequence MQVISYSDARKNLKSILDRIVDDADTAVITRPNGGDVVVMSKMDYDGLMEALHLLGTEANREHLSRSMDQYQAGQTINQSLELMAELREAVNEAEAGYLSPPLATEEALQTHLDQLKNRS from the coding sequence ATGCAAGTGATTTCATACTCAGATGCCAGAAAAAATCTGAAATCCATTTTGGACCGGATAGTGGATGATGCGGACACCGCTGTCATCACCCGCCCCAACGGTGGCGATGTGGTGGTGATGTCGAAGATGGATTATGACGGTCTGATGGAGGCGCTGCACTTGCTGGGAACCGAAGCCAACCGGGAGCACCTGTCCAGATCCATGGACCAATATCAGGCTGGGCAAACCATCAACCAGAGCTTGGAATTAATGGCTGAACTCCGGGAAGCTGTGAACGAAGCTGAAGCAGGCTATCTCTCTCCTCCTTTGGCCACAGAAGAGGCGCTTCAGACTCATCTGGATCAACTCAAAAACAGATCCTGA